TCAAGCACGATCCTTGAATCGCCCCTCCGCCTCCGATACCATTCGGCACCGCGGCGGGTACACCGCTGCGGCAATCACCTGAACGGCGGCTGGGAATGGAGTTCCTTCAACAGGCGTTCGACTACTTTCGTCACCTCGACGTGCACCTGGCAGACATGCTTCGCCAGTACGGCGCGTGGACGTACGCGATTCTCTTTCTGATCATCTTCTGCGAAACCGGGCTGGTGGTGACGCCCTTCCTCCCCGGCGACTCGCTCCTGTTCGCGGCGGGCGCCATCACCGCGGCGGCCAACAACCAGCCCGGCGAGCAGGCGCTCAGCATCATCATCCTGTGGCTGGTGCTGATGCTCGCGGCCGTGCTGGGCGACACCGTCAACTACCAGATCGGCAGGGCGGTGGGGTTGAGGGTATTCAAGGAAGACGCGCGGGTGATGAAGCTGGAATATCTCCGCCGAACCGAGAGGTTCTACGCCAAGTACGGAGGAAAGACCATCATCCTGGCGCGCTTCATTCCCATCGTGCGGACGTATGCGCCGTTCGTGGCGGGCGCTTCGCGGATGGATTACCCGCGCTTCCTGTCGTTCAACGTCATCGGTGGCGTAATCTGGATCACCGCGTTCCTGTTCGCGGGGTACTTCTTCGGGAACATCCCCGCCGTGAAGCACAACTTCGAATACGTGGTGATCGGCATCATCCTCGTGTCGCTCGTTCCGCCGATCCTCGAATGGCTCAAGCACCGCCGCGAGCAGGCGGCGGCGGAGCCCACCCAGGCCTGACCCAATGCGCCGCGTCGCCCTGCTGATCCTGGCCCTCGCGCTCGCCGCCCCCGAGGCGGCGGCCCAGGGCACGCCCAACCGCCGCCCTCCGCGCGACACCATCCGCTTCGCCGAGCCCGCCCCGTCCGGCTCCACCAACGAGGACGCGGCGGATGAAGATGAGGCGTCCCCCGGCACGGCGGCGGCGGATAGCGTTCCGCGTCCCGGGCCGTTCTCCCGCGACGGCGGGCGCGGACCGTTCTCGGTGGAGGCGAGCGGCCAGGTTGCGCCCCGGCCACCCCGGGGCGAGATCGTGTGGCTGGAAGCCGCTCCCCCGCCGCGCGTGGCAGCCAGCGACACGGCGGCGTCCCGGCGCGCGTCCGCTCGCGACACCGCGCGCACGGGCTCGGGGCGCACCGCGGCGCGCGATACAGCGGCGACCCGGCGCACGGGCACAGGACAGACCGGGACCACGCGGACCAGCACCGGGCAGACCGCACGTCGCGACACCGCGTCGAGCGGCAGCCGCACTGCGTCACGCGACACCACGTCCACGCGCCGCACAGGCACGGGACAGAGCGGCACGAATCGCCCGAGCGCGGGGCAGACCGCGCGTCGTGACACGGCCTCTACCGGCAGCCGCACGGCATCGCGCGATACCGCCGCCCGGACGCGCACCGCCACGCGCGACACCGCCTCGCGGCGTACGGGGGCGACGACTCCCGCCAGCGGCCGCACGACGACTGGCTCCGGCACGACCACGCCCAACCGTCCCGCTCAGGGGTCGGCACCGGGGACGCGGCGCACGACGCACACCGTCGCGGCGGGCGAGACCTTCTTCGGCATCGCGCGGCGGTACGGCGTAACGGCGGCGCAGCTGCGCGCGATGAATCCCGATGTGGACTGGGAGAGCGTGGAAGTGGGCGAGGTGCTTCGGCTTCCAGCGACGGCCCGCGACTCCCGCGCGTCCGGTTCGGCGCAGAGCACGGCACGGCAGCCACAGACGCCGGCCGCATCCCGCACGCCGAACCGCACGGGCTCGCGGCCCGCCCGTCCCGCCACCCGCACGCACACGGTGGCACCGGGCGAAACGCTGTTCGGAATCGCCCGGCGCTACGGGGTTACGCGCCAGGACATCATCGACGCCAACGACCTGGAATCCGA
This Longimicrobium sp. DNA region includes the following protein-coding sequences:
- a CDS encoding LysM peptidoglycan-binding domain-containing protein, whose product is MRRVALLILALALAAPEAAAQGTPNRRPPRDTIRFAEPAPSGSTNEDAADEDEASPGTAAADSVPRPGPFSRDGGRGPFSVEASGQVAPRPPRGEIVWLEAAPPPRVAASDTAASRRASARDTARTGSGRTAARDTAATRRTGTGQTGTTRTSTGQTARRDTASSGSRTASRDTTSTRRTGTGQSGTNRPSAGQTARRDTASTGSRTASRDTAARTRTATRDTASRRTGATTPASGRTTTGSGTTTPNRPAQGSAPGTRRTTHTVAAGETFFGIARRYGVTAAQLRAMNPDVDWESVEVGEVLRLPATARDSRASGSAQSTARQPQTPAASRTPNRTGSRPARPATRTHTVAPGETLFGIARRYGVTRQDIIDANDLESDQLRTGQRLTIPPPD
- a CDS encoding DedA family protein gives rise to the protein MEFLQQAFDYFRHLDVHLADMLRQYGAWTYAILFLIIFCETGLVVTPFLPGDSLLFAAGAITAAANNQPGEQALSIIILWLVLMLAAVLGDTVNYQIGRAVGLRVFKEDARVMKLEYLRRTERFYAKYGGKTIILARFIPIVRTYAPFVAGASRMDYPRFLSFNVIGGVIWITAFLFAGYFFGNIPAVKHNFEYVVIGIILVSLVPPILEWLKHRREQAAAEPTQA